A genome region from Cucurbita pepo subsp. pepo cultivar mu-cu-16 chromosome LG02, ASM280686v2, whole genome shotgun sequence includes the following:
- the LOC111787437 gene encoding osmotin-like protein — protein sequence MAFSSLSLSLLLALLSLSEATSPGSGLMLTLVNNCPYPIWPAIQPNAGHPVLERGGFCLPSLSHRSFPAPYEHWSGRVWARTGCVGQNDYLTCQTGDCGGKLECNGAGGKTPATLAQFTLHHGHKDFSSYGVSLVDGFNIPLTVTPHEGQGVCPVVGCKANLLETCPRELQVHAPDQHGKVIACKSGCEALNTDALCCRGQYNSPEICKPSAFSLFYKHACPSTFTYAHDTPSLMHECAAPHELKVIFCH from the coding sequence ATGGCGTtctcttccctctctctctctctcctcctcgCTTTACTTTCTCTCTCCGAAGCCACGTCTCCGGGCAGCGGCCTCATGCTGACCCTGGTCAACAACTGCCCGTACCCAATCTGGCCCGCAATCCAGCCCAACGCCGGTCACCCTGTTCTCGAACGCGGTGGCTTCTGCCTCCCATCCCTCTCACACCGCTCCTTCCCAGCTCCCTACGAGCACTGGTCCGGCCGAGTCTGGGCGCGAACCGGCTGCGTCGGTCAGAACGACTACCTAACCTGCCAGACCGGTGACTGCGGCGGGAAACTCGAATGCAACGGCGCCGGTGGGAAAACCCCAGCCACTCTAGCACAGTTCACCCTCCACCACGGCCACAAAGATTTCTCCTCCTACGGCGTGAGTCTAGTCGATGGCTTTAACATTCCCTTAACCGTGACCCCACATGAAGGCCAAGGCGTGTGCCCTGTGGTGGGGTGTAAAGCCAATCTCCTCGAGACGTGCCCACGTGAGCTCCAGGTCCACGCGCCTGACCAACACGGTAAAGTAATAGCCTGCAAGAGCGGGTGCGAGGCGTTGAACACTGACGCACTCTGCTGCAGAGGGCAATACAACAGCCCAGAGATCTGCAAGCCCTCCgcgttttcattgttttacaAACACGCTTGTCCATCCACTTTCACGTACGCCCACGACACTCCATCGCTGATGCACGAGTGCGCCGCTCCCCATGAGCTCAAAGTCATATTCTGCCATTAA